The following nucleotide sequence is from Aphelocoma coerulescens isolate FSJ_1873_10779 chromosome 21, UR_Acoe_1.0, whole genome shotgun sequence.
AGCAGTCGATGCACAGTGAGTAAATTCTGTAAACTATCCACCGGTATCCCACGGTTTAATATCAGCAATAACAAATATAATTTGCAATAAATGGGAAGCAGCTTTCCCATCCATGTCCacacagcagccagcactgggGGAAGGCATTGCTGTTCCGAGCGTGGCGCTCAGCGCGATTATGGGAGATGGGCTGTGGATGGAGACTGtaatgggaaaacacagcaagTGGCTGGAAAACGCCTCGGATAAAAGCGATAATCAGCACCGCCATTCTCCTCCGAGCGCCTGTTTAATGTCACACTAACTTCTGTCCCAGGCAGCGCTGCCACCGGGACACTcgtgctctgctccaggaccCGCCAGCCCTCCTGATGTCCCCGGGCACCGCCCTGGTCCCCGGCAGACCCTACCTGTGCTGTCTCCCAGCCCGCGAGGCGGGCGAGCATCCTTGCCTCCGCTGCTGTGGCCGGCGGCCGGCTCGGCGGTGCTGCTGCGGCCGGGGCTGCTGCGGGGCACGTCCCCGCCGGGCGGGGGGCCCGGGGTGCTGGGAGGCCCTCGGGGCGGCGTGGCAGCCGTgacggcggtggcggcggcggcggtggtggcggcggtggtggcggcggcggtggtggtggtggtggcgaAGGCGCCGGGCAGcgtgctgctctccagggagTCCTCCTCGCCCGTGGGGCCCCAGACGATGACCTCGGGCAGCGCCGTGGGCCGCCCGTCCCGTGGGGCGAAGCCGCGGCCGCGCAGGTGCCGCCGGCCTCTCCGGGAGCGCGGCCGGCGCAGGGGGCGGCCAGCGGGCAGTGGGGCagcggggggcggccggcgggagcggggtcTCTGCAGAGGGGGCGCGGGGGCGCAGGTCCAGGGGGGGCCGGGGCGTTGCAGCTCCTCCCCGCTCCCCGTGCCCCACAGCGAGCCACGGGACAGTCTGTGCCGGAGCGCTGGCCGTGGCGAGAGCCTCCCCCCAGTGCCGGTGGCTgggggctggcagctggcaaGGTCCATGGCTAGGTGGAACATGGCTATTAAAATCCAAGCATGGCTTCCGAGCGGGCAACCTGACCTGTGGACAGACAGGGACCGTGTTAGAAGGGCAGTGGGGCAACCCCGCACTCCCTCTCAGTATGGCACACC
It contains:
- the AJAP1 gene encoding adherens junction-associated protein 1, whose amino-acid sequence is MRDGERCVERSGERARHVASRLPVPPVFVPCLRLVHPDSTGTPEMSDIGDSCRRRCLSIRQPRTRCCVWEGQSLWTRVMKHQLIDMDEDIHLRTHRNGVRGCPTALLTRSLSVHRSGCPLGSHAWILIAMFHLAMDLASCQPPATGTGGRLSPRPALRHRLSRGSLWGTGSGEELQRPGPPWTCAPAPPLQRPRSRRPPPAAPLPAGRPLRRPRSRRGRRHLRGRGFAPRDGRPTALPEVIVWGPTGEEDSLESSTLPGAFATTTTTAAATTAATTAAAATAVTAATPPRGPPSTPGPPPGGDVPRSSPGRSSTAEPAAGHSSGGKDARPPRGLGDSTGLAVHQIITITVSLIMVIAALITTLVLKNCCAQSGRPRRNSHQRKLDQQEESCQNLTDFAPARVPSALDIFTAYNETLQCSHECVRTPVPVYAEDTLHSPGDYKTTFNGNRPSSSDRHLIPVAFVSEKWFEISC